The nucleotide sequence GACTATGTGCTGAAGCTGAACCAAGGCTTGGGCTACGACTTCAACACCGTGGAATTTGCTGTGCGCGACGGTATTCCGCTGGCCATCGACTTCGGCAATCCGGCGCCCGATGCCGACGTGAATTCTGTTGGTCAGCAGAACTTCGAGTGGGTGGTGGAAGCCGCCGCCAACCTGGCTATCAGCCGGGCCAAGGCCCACAAGCCGGGTCGCGATAACCTGACCTGGGGCACGTTCGTACGAAATTCAGCTGGCGGTCCGGCCGCTCCTGCCAAGAAGGCCTCCAAGAAGGACGAAGAAGTGAAGCCGAAAGCTAAAAAGAAAGATTAAGCAACGTTGTTGAATTGTTGTTCCGACGCGAGAGGAATCTGAGTGTAGTAGTCGAACGGCTTATTCAGATACCTCCCGCGTCGGAATGCTAGTTTTTTAACCTTATCCGACCACCTATACCACCTTAACCATGCCCCAATTCACGCTCGGAATAGAAGAGGAATTTCAGACGATAGATCCCGAAACCCGTGACTTACGCTCCCATATGTCGGAGATTGTGGAAGGCGGTAAGGTGGTGTTGCAGGAGCAAGTGAAAGCCGAAATGCACCAGTCGGTGGTAGAGGTTGGTACTACTATCTGCCACAACATTTCGGAGGCCCGCGAGCAAGTAACGCACCTGCGGCGCATGGTCATCGGCTTGGCCGATAAGGTCGGACTGCAAATAGCCGCGGCGGGTACGCACCCGTTTTCTCGGTGGCAGGACCAGCCCATTACGGCTGATGCCCGCTACGACAAGATTGTGGAAGAATTGCAGGAGGCCGCCCGCTCCAACCTAGTTTTTGGGATGCACGTGCATATTGGGCTTGAAAACCGAGATTTGGGCGTGTATGTCATGAACACGCTACGGTATTTTCTGCCGCACGTTTTCGCGCTTTCAACCAACTCGCCGTTCTGGGAAGGACGCGAAACAGGTTACAAGTCGTTCCGCACCAAGGTATTCGAGCGGTTTCCCCGTACGGGCATTCCCGATTATTTCAGCAGTGCCAGCGAGTACGATGAGTACATTGCCTTGCTAGTAAAGACGGGCTGCATCGACAATGGCAAGAAGATTTGGTGGGATTTGCGGCTGCACCCCTTCTTTGATACCATCGAGTACCGCATCTGCGACATGCCGTTGCGGGTAGACGAAACGGTAGCCTTAGCGGCTGTGATGCAAGCCTTAGTGGCCAAAATCTACAAGTTGAAAAGCCAAAACCTCAACTTCCGGCTCTACCGCAAAGCCCTCATCAATGAAAACAAATGGCGGGCCGCGCGGTACGGCATCGACAGCAAGATGATTGATTTCGGCAAGGAATCGGAAGTTCCTACCCGGGAGCTCATCATGGAGCTGCTGGAGTTTATCGACGACGTGTTAGACGAGCTTGGCAGCCGCCATGAAGTGGAATACGTGCACAAAATGCTGGAAATGGGCACCGGCGCCGACCGGCAGCTGAAAATTTTCAAGGAAACCAACGACTTGAAAAAAGTGGTGGATTTCATTGTCAGCGAGACGTCACACGGGCTATAATGCTGGAAGAGGAAACGCGGAGCACCCGGACCGCGTTTCCTCTCTTTCCAGGCTTCTTCGGTCGTACATGTTCTGCGCATCGTATGCAGCAGACTGCTTTTGTTCATTGAGAGCAGGACCAGGCTGCAAAAGCTTGGCGTTTGTTTTTTGTACTTTTGCTTTTTGCTGCTACTTGCCTATCCGCTCTAGCAAGCGGATACTCACTGTTTTGAACTACCCTAGCCGCCGGGCGGCCCCATTATATGAAGCCTCTTAAAATTGCTATTCTGGACATGTACGACAATGCTCCCAACGAGGGCATGCGTTGTATTCTCCAACTTGTGCGTCGGGCACAGGAAACCAGCCCCATTAGTCTTGCTTTTGATGTATTCAATGTGCGGGCTAACGTAGAACTGCCTGATCTGAGCTATGACATCTATATTTCCAGTGGCGGCCCCGGCAGTCCGCTCCCGACCGATGAAGCCTGGGAAAAGCCCTACTTTTCGCTCATTGATAGCCTCTTCGCTT is from Hymenobacter tibetensis and encodes:
- a CDS encoding carboxylate-amine ligase, with the translated sequence MPQFTLGIEEEFQTIDPETRDLRSHMSEIVEGGKVVLQEQVKAEMHQSVVEVGTTICHNISEAREQVTHLRRMVIGLADKVGLQIAAAGTHPFSRWQDQPITADARYDKIVEELQEAARSNLVFGMHVHIGLENRDLGVYVMNTLRYFLPHVFALSTNSPFWEGRETGYKSFRTKVFERFPRTGIPDYFSSASEYDEYIALLVKTGCIDNGKKIWWDLRLHPFFDTIEYRICDMPLRVDETVALAAVMQALVAKIYKLKSQNLNFRLYRKALINENKWRAARYGIDSKMIDFGKESEVPTRELIMELLEFIDDVLDELGSRHEVEYVHKMLEMGTGADRQLKIFKETNDLKKVVDFIVSETSHGL